One Aegilops tauschii subsp. strangulata cultivar AL8/78 chromosome 7, Aet v6.0, whole genome shotgun sequence genomic window carries:
- the LOC109742752 gene encoding calcium-binding protein PBP1 — MAAHHQQQQQPQPQQQSQQQAVGFEDYLPVMAERLGEEGLMEELAAGFRLLMDPASGLITFHSLRRNAPLLGLGGMSDDDLRGMLAEGDFDGDGALSQMEFCVLMVRLSPDLMDQPRRWLDDAVAQASHFLFTS, encoded by the coding sequence ATGGCGGCGCaccaccagcagcagcagcaaccgcAGCCGCAGCAGCAATCGCAGCAGCAGGCGGTGGGGTTCGAGGACTACCTGCCGGTGATGGCGGAGCGGCTGGGGGAGGAGGGGCTGATGGAGGAGCTGGCGGCGGGGTTCCGGCTGCTCATGGACCCGGCCTCGGGCCTCATCACCTTCCACAGCCTCCGCCGCAACGCGCCGCTGCTGGGCCTCGGGGGCATGTCCGACGACGACCTCCGCGGGATGCTCGCCGAGGGCGACTTCGACGGCGACGGCGCGCTCTCCCAGATGGAGTTCTGCGTCCTCATGGTCAGGCTCAGCCCCGACCTCATGGACCAGCCCCGCCGGTGGCTCGACGACGCCGTCGCCCAGGCCTCCCACTTCCTCTTCACCAGCTAG